The following are from one region of the Nicotiana tabacum cultivar K326 chromosome 3, ASM71507v2, whole genome shotgun sequence genome:
- the LOC107780227 gene encoding tetrahydroberberine oxidase-like: MTTFNKLTIFLFLSICLSSSCVASASSHDHFLECLSHKTMSSSSMSQVIHTPKNSSYSTILNSFESNLRISSDVNPSIIITPLDETQIQAAMHCSKKHGLQIRIRSGGHDYEGLSYISETPFVIIDLRNLRSISIDIESKTAWIQAGATLGEVYYRIAEKSKTLAFVGGVCPTVGVGGHFTGGGYGMMSRKFGLAADNIIDAKLIDANGRIQYRESMGEDLFWAIRGGGGTSFGLIISWKVKLLDIPEKVAVFNVTRTLEQNATQLVYKWQHIADKVDDNLLLRLFLRSSESPFQRGQRTVHASFTTMFVGGVDELLHEMQKSFPELGLAKEDCIEMSWIESIPYFFGFPRGTSLDVLLNRNITDKKGYFKRKSDYVRHPISINGLKGIWKLFDQIGENSAELIISPYGGKLNDFSESETPFPHRAGNIFSIHYEVIWEKKESSKKHIAWIQKLYGYMAKYVSNSPRAAYFNYRDLDLGVNNKGNTSYTQAKIWGEKYFKNNFDRLVQVKTKVDPTNFFRNEQSIPPLMVI, encoded by the coding sequence ATGACAACTTTCAACAAGTTAAcaatctttctctttctttcaatttGCCTTTCATCATCATGTGTTGCCTCAGCAAGCAGTCATGATCACTTTCTTGAATGCCTTTCTCACAAAACTATGAGCTCAAGTTCAATGTCACAAGTCATCCACACACCTAAAAACTCATCATATTCCACCATTTTGAACTCTTTTGAGAGTAATCTTAGGATAAGCTCCGACGTCAACCCCTCAATTATTATCACTCCTTTGGACGAAACTCAAATCCAAGCAGCTATGCATTGCTCCAAGAAACATGGCTTACAAATCAGAATTCGAAGTGGCGGACATGACTATGAGGGCCTTTCCTACATTTCTGAAACCCCTTTTGTCATCATTGATCTTAGAAACCTAAGATCAATCTCCATTGACATCGAAAGCAAGACTGCTTGGATTCAAGCTGGCGCGACCCTAGGGGAAGTTTACTATAGAATCGCTGAAAAAAGCAAAACATTGGCCTTTGTTGGTGGGGTTTGCCCTACTGTTGGTGTTGGAGGACACTTCACTGGTGGAGGCTACGGAATGATGTCTCGAAAATTCGGTCTTGCTGCTGATAATATTATTGATGCTAAATTAATCGATGCCAATGGACGGATCCAATATCGAGAATCAATGGGGGAAGACCTCTTTTGGGCTATTAGAGGAGGTGGAGGGACTAGCTTTGGTCTCATTATTTCATGGAAGGTGAAATTACTTGACATTCCAGAAAAGGTGGCGGTCTTCAACGTGACACGAACGTTAGAACAAAATGCAACTCAACTTGTCTACAAATGGCAACATATCGCGGACAAAGTTGATGACAATCTCCTCCTCAGACTCTTCCTGAGGAGCAGTGAATCTCCATTTCAGCGCGGTCAAAGGACTGTACACGCCTCTTTCACTACCATGTTCGTTGGAGGAGTGGATGAACTCCTCCACGAAATGCAAAAGAGCTTCCCCGAACTAGGGTTGGCAAAAGAAGATTGCATTGAGATGAGTTGGATCGAATCTATACCCTATTTTTTTGGTTTCCCAAGGGGCACATCACTTGACGTGTTACTAAACAGAAATATCACAGATAAAAAGGGATACTTCAAACGAAAATCAGACTATGTCCGACACCCTATTTCAATAAATGGTCTCAAAGGTATATGGAAACTATTCGACCAAATAGGCGAAAACTCGGCAGAATTGATAATTAGTCCTTACGGAGGAAAGTTGAATGACTTCTCAGAATCTGAAACCCCTTTCCCGCATAGAGCTGGAAATATATTCTCAATCCATTATGAGGTGATttgggaaaaaaaagaaagttcTAAAAAACATATAGCTTGGATTCAGAAGCTTTATGGATACATGGCTAAGTATGTTTCAAACTCTCCTAGAGCTGCTTATTTCAACTACAGAGATCTTGATTTGGGAGTGAACAACAAAGGAAATACAAGCTATACACAAGCAAAAATCTGGGGAGAGAAATACTTCAAGAACAATTTTGATAGATTGGTGCAAGTGAAGACTAAAGTTGATCCAACAAATTTCTTTAGGAATGAACAAAGTATTCCTCCTCTCATGgtaatttaa